The following proteins come from a genomic window of Salvia hispanica cultivar TCC Black 2014 chromosome 4, UniMelb_Shisp_WGS_1.0, whole genome shotgun sequence:
- the LOC125221136 gene encoding uncharacterized protein LOC125221136, which produces MGFFKKIAGLFGLAKDEDQQHRDGDAAPPPFSVPSAAAATASAHHLPRRGFSVPVQVPVERGPPPPLLVFCPSGDGGVQGLRWYTRRLRIDEDGDVADEFLDEVPPETSRSVEVHQSPAPRFEVKCSTKPAKVRKLELLPNGKIQHLVEHQGRLEWL; this is translated from the exons ATGGGTTTCTTTAAGAAAATCGCGGGCTTGTTTGGGTTAGCGAAAGACGAAGACCAGCAGCACCGCGACGGCGACGCTGCTCCGCCTCCCTTCTCTGTCCCATCCGCCGCGGCAGCTACTGCTTCAGCTCACCATCTCCCTCGCAGAGGCTTCAGTGTTCCTGTTCAGGTCCCCGTCGAGCGGGGCCCGCCCCCTCCTCTTCTCGTATTTTGCCCCTCCGGAGATGGTGGAGTTCAG GGCTTGAGGTGGTACACGAGGCGCCTTAGAATAGATGAAGATGGAGATGTTGCAGATGAGTTCCTTGATGAAGTGCCCCCAGAAACGTCAAGAAGTGTGGAAGTGCATCAGAGCCCTGCACCAAGGTTTGAAGTGAAGTGCAGCACGAAACCAGCCAAAGTGAGGAAATTAGAATTGCTACCTAATGGTAAAATTCAACATCTCGTGGAGCACCAAGGCAGGCTGGAGTGGCTGTAA
- the LOC125221363 gene encoding protein S-acyltransferase 8-like produces the protein MAKRVHQVWKGNNVRFLPFFLIFLSLIFMGVCLILWEVIFFSLASYGNVGIFARVVIFCVFVARHLRHQFTSYNAGYAIIVAAIVFTIHVLVLLFLTSSRDPGIVPRNSHPPEEDIRYDNSASVEIGGRQTPSLQFPRTKEVMVNGLPVRVKYCDTCMLYRPPRCSHCSICNNCVERFDHHCPWVGQCIGLRNYRYFFCFVSSAALLCIYVFSISAFYVKVLMDDHKGTVWKAMKESPASVVLMGYCFISLWFVGGLTGFHLYLISTNQTTYENFRYRADNRINVYNRGCLNNFFEVFCTKVKPSKNNFRALVQEESQRPPMPTSRDNAEPEETGDDRRMKVEDDLDIGGDLLKISQRHNIEDIEADIRSRGSDVPHHNLSEVDSVLGSNRRPPAVQLETTRRTSWGKSGNWEIGNEGSFVTPKEAFQ, from the exons ATGGCTAAGCGCGTGCACCAAGTATGGAAGGGTAACAATGTGAGATTTCTTCcgttttttctcattttcttgagtttaatttttatgggCGTCTGTTTAATTTTGTGGGAGGTTATCTTTTTCAGCTTAGCTTCATA TGGAAATGTTGGCATATTTGCTCGTGTCGTTAtcttttgtgtttttgttgcAAGGCATCTTCGGCATCAATTCACATCCTATAATGCAGGATATGCAATCATTGTAGCTGCTATAGTCTTCACCATTCAT gTGCTAGTCTTGTTGTTTCTAACATCATCCCGAGACCCCGGAATTGTGCCACGCAATTCACATCCTCCAGAAGAAGATATTCGTTATGATAATTCTGCATCGGTGGAGATTGGCGGAAGGCAGACACCAAGCCTCCAGTTCCCACGAACCAAAGAAGTAATGGTCAATGGGCTCCCTGTCAGAGTTAAATATTGTGATACTTGTATGTTATATCGTCCTCCTCGTTGTTCACACTGCTCGATTTGCAATAATTGTGTCGAGCGTTTTGATCATCACTGCCCTTGGGTAGGCCAGTGCATAGGATTG CGAAACTACCGTTATTTCTTCTGTTTCGTTTCCTCGGCAGCACTTCTTTGCATCTATGTGTTTTCAATATCAGCTTTCTATGTCAAGGTTTTGATGGATGATCATAAAGGTACTGTGTGGAAGGCAATGAAGGAATCTCCTGCATCCGTGGTTCTGATGGGTTACTGTTTCATATCATTATGGTTTGTCGGTGGGCTGACTGGATTTCACCTTTATCTAATAAGCACTAATCAG ACTACCTATGAGAACTTCCGGTACAGAGCTGACAACAGGATCAATGTCTATAATCGTGGTTGCTTAAACAACTTTTTCGAAGTATTTTGTACAAAGGTGAAGCCTTCAAAGAACAACTTCCGAGCTTTGGTGCAGGAGGAATCCCAGAGGCCACCGATGCCTACTTCTAGGGACAATGCTGAGCCAGAGGAAACGGGAGATGACCGACGTATGAAGGTGGAAGATGATTTAGACATCGGTGGAGATCTTTTGAAGATCTCACAGCGTCATAACATTGAAGACATTGAAGCAGACATTCGTAGTAGAGGAAGCGATGTGCCCCATCACAATTTATCTGAAGTAGATTCTGTGTTGGGTTCTAACAGAAGGCCCCCTGCCGTGCAATTAGAAACAACGCGACGCACAAGTTGGGGGAAAAGTGGTAACTGGGAAATTGGAAACGAGGGCAGCTTTGTTACTCCGAAAGAAGCATTCCAATGA
- the LOC125221364 gene encoding uncharacterized protein LOC125221364: MGEPPLTNQAWDSLIQEVQREADEEAAAAAAIPREICHRRTIPRDHVGAAERLMTDYFSADPRYPAEIFRRRFRMSRPLFTHIATTLADRFECFTLRSDCTGRIGSVYFAFCKGIREVFGPEFLRKPTPDECQRLLDMHGAVHNFPGMMGSIDCMHWEWKNCPVAWKGQFTTGSNNDINVLQSSPIFNDECRGEGPQISFVANGTQYRRGYYLADGIYPRWPVFVKTLRQPAGAKRQYFARKQEAARKDVERAFGVLQARWAILRCPARVWHEDDVADIMVACIILHNMIIEDEGFAAER; the protein is encoded by the exons ATGGGGGAGCCGCCATTAACG AATCAAGCATGGGATTCTTTGATTCAAGAGGTGCAGAGGGAGGCCGacgaggaggcggcggcggcggcggcgatccCTCGTGAGATTTGTCATCGTCGGACAATCCCACGGGACCATGTCGGAGCGGCTGAGCGGCTTATGACCGACTATTTTAGCGCTGACCCTCGTTACCCGGCTGAGATTTTTCGTCGGCGTTTCAGAATGTCGCGACCGCTCTTTACCCATATAGCGACGACATTGGCGGACCGGTTCGAGTGCTTCACGCTCCGGAGTGATTGCACCGGCCGGATCGGGTCTGTCTACTTTGCA TTTTGTAAGGGCATTCGGGAAGTCTTTGGTCCGGAGTTCCTACGAAAGCCAACCCCTGATGAGTGCCAGAGACTGCTAGATATGCACGGTGCGGTGCACAATTTCCCAGGCATGATGGGCAGCattgattgcatgcattgggagtggaaaaaCTGCCCGGTGGCGTGGAAAGGCCAGTTCACTACCG gttcgaacaacgacatcaacgttcTGCAGTCGTCGCCTATCTTCAATGATGAGTGCCGGGGAGAGGGTCCGCAGATCAGTTTTGTAGCAAATGGCACGCAGTATCGCAGGGGATACTATTTGGCAGATGGAATATACCCTCGTTGGCCCGTATTCGTCAAGACACTTCGCCAACCGGCTGGAGCGAAGAGACAATATTTTGCGCGAAAACAAGAGGCCGCTAGGAAAGATGTTGAGCGAgcttttggtgtgctccaagcGCGATGGGCCATTCTACGCTGCCCGGCACGAGTGTGGCACGAAGATGATGTCGCGGATATTATGGTAgcatgtatcatattgcacaatatgataatagaagatgaaggatttgcTGCAGAACGTTAG
- the LOC125217674 gene encoding phytosulfokine receptor 2-like, with amino-acid sequence MDKTFQAILAALASFFVVTVILASILIICKTESKQNQQQRRRRRSSQTRSRNLVAPKPNPRPDPNHSPCDSATFDPTSLPHVSMQELVAATHNFSSDLIIGDGSFGLVYKARLSPDAVVAVKRLSPDAFQGLREFRAEMETLGRIRHPNIVRILGFCSTGQDRVLIYEFIEKGSLDQWLYDTSDDDIDALPRPPLPWPTRLKIIRGVAAGLAFMHHRLEAPIIHRDIKASNILLDGEFEVHIADFGLARWVDKAHSHVSTQGAGTMGYMPPEYLDGATVATTAGDVYSFGVLMMEVLTGRRPSFPFPGEEGKEVRLMEWVKRMAEKGRFVEMVDASIGREDLETTAVEELFRIGLECADHKNKRPAMNQVEEKLNMVLGGVVS; translated from the coding sequence atgGATAAAACCTTCCAAGCAATTCTGGCCGCCCTCGCCAGCTTCTTCGTCGTCACCGTAATCCTCGCCTCAATCCTCATCATCTGCAAGACCGAATCCAAGCAGAACCAGCAgcagcgccgccgccgccgctcctCTCAAACCCGATCTCGCAATCTGGTTGCTCCGAAGCCCAACCCTAGACCCGACCCGAACCATTCCCCCTGCGACAGCGCAACCTTCGACCCGACGAGCCTCCCCCACGTGTCGATGCAGGAGCTCGTCGCCGCGACGCACAACTTCTCCAGCGACCTGATCATCGGCGACGGCAGCTTCGGGCTGGTCTACAAGGCCCGCCTCAGCCCCGACGCCGTCGTCGCCGTCAAGCGCCTCTCCCCCGACGCCTTCCAGGGCCTCCGCGAATTCCGGGCCGAGATGGAAACCCTAGGCCGGATCCgccacccgaacatcgtccgGATCCTCGGGTTCTGCTCCACGGGTCAGGACCGGGTCCTGATTTACGAATTTATAGAGAAAGGCAGCCTCGACCAATGGCTCTACGACACGTCGGACGATGACATCGACGCCCTACCCCGGCCCCCTCTCCCCTGGCCCACCCGCCTCAAAATCATCCGAGGCGTCGCCGCCGGCCTCGCGTTCATGCACCACCGATTGGAAGCTCCGATCATCCACCGCGACATCAAGGCCAGCAATATATTGCTCGACGGCGAATTCGAGGTCCACATCGCGGATTTCGGGCTGGCGCGGTGGGTGGATAAGGCGCACTCGCACGTGTCGACGCAGGGGGCGGGGACGATGGGGTACATGCCGCCGGAGTATCTGGACGGGGCGACGGTGGCGACGACGGCGGGGGACGTGTACAGCTTCGGAGTGCTGATGATGGAGGTGCTGACGGGGCGGAGGCCGAGCTTCCCCTTCCCCGGGGAGGAAGGGAAGGAGGTGAGGCTGATGGAGTGGGTGAAGCGGATGGCGGAGAAGGGGAGGTTCGTGGAGATGGTGGACGCCTCCATCGGTAGGGAGGATCTCGAGACGACCGCGGTGGAGGAGTTGTTCAGGATTGGGCTCGAGTGTGCGGATCATAAGAACAAAAGGCCTGCCATGAATCAAGTGGAAGAGAAATTGAATATGGTTTTGGGTGGTGTTGTATCGTGA
- the LOC125221365 gene encoding peroxidase 12-like, which translates to MASKILLVCSFLILSLCFGGARTQGLSRNYYDISCPNLAPIVRTQLKKVFKNDIGQAAGLLRLHFHDCFVQGCDGSVLLDGSASGPGEQSAPPNLSLRAEAFKIINDLRRRVHDKCGRVVSCADILAVAARDAVFLVSASKTSSPNTFDNKYYVDLMNRQGLFTSDQDLYTDPRTRPTVTAFAVNQTLFFDKFVAAMIKMSLLGVLTGSQGEVRANCSARNAYSVLVSSVGEAEEARSGF; encoded by the exons ATGGCTTCTAAAATTTTGTTGGTGTGtagttttcttattttgagCTTGTGTTTTGGTGGTGCAAGAACTCAGGGTCTATCAAGGAATTACTATGATATTTCATGTCCTAATTTGGCACCTATTGTCAGAACACAGCTCAAGAAAGTCTTCAAGAATGATATCGGCCAAGCTGCCGGATTGCTTCGGCTCCATTTCCACGATTGTTTTGTCCAA GGGTGTGATGGGTCGGTGCTGCTAGATGGGTCGGCGAGCGGGCCGGGCGAACAGTCGGCGCCGCCAAATCTGAGCCTGAGGGCGGAGGCGTTCAAGATTATCAACGATCTCCGGCGAAGGGTTCATGACAAGTGTGGTAGGGTTGTGTCTTGTGCGGATATTTTGGCCGTTGCTGCGCGTGATGCTGTTTTCCTCGTAAGTGCTTCA AAAACTTCCTCGCCCAACACGTTCGACAACAAATACTACGTCGACCTCATGAACCGCCAGGGCCTCTTCACCTCCGACCAAGACCTCTACACCGATCCCAGGACCCGCCCCACTGTCACCGCCTTCGCTGTCAACCAAACGTTGTTCTTCGATAAGTTTGTCGCCGCCATGATCAAGATGTCCCTGCTTGGCGTGCTCACGGGGAGCCAGGGCGAGGTTCGAGCCAATTGTTCGGCTAGAAATGCATACTCTGTCTTGGTCTCTTCCGTTGGAGAAGCGGAGGAGGCGCGGTCCGGTTTTTAA
- the LOC125221366 gene encoding probable serine/threonine-protein kinase At1g54610, translated as MNGVRGRKKSVGDEGGGRRIELVDVWPKWLTDNIPAQVLKDIVPKSSDSYIKIDKIGAGTYSNVYKARDRATGETVALKKVRFDTSEAESIKFMAREIRFLQRLDHPNIIKLKGLATSRMQFSIYLVFEYMHSDLSRILSRPEERLTQSQIKCYMQQLLSGLRHCHERGVLHRDIKPSNLLIDKNGTLKLADFGLANLINPKRRKRPLTSCVVTLWYRAPELLLGSTDYGVGIDLWSVGCLVAEMFAGRPILPGRTEAEQVHIIFKLCGTPPDEYFKGLKLSTSLINPAKTYKSSLAEKCRNFPSSAMALLTVLLALRPSLRGSAASALENEFFQSSPLACGPSGLPDIRAEDKDQVPINERRTHRSSRVRRSQKEEEKGR; from the exons ATGAACGGAGTTAGAGGCCGGAAAAAGAGTGTCGGAGATGAGGGAGGAGGGAGAAGAATTGAACTAGTTGATGTATGGCCCAAGTGGCTAACAGACAACATTCCAGCGCAGGTTTTGAAGGACATCGTGCCCAAGTCTTCCGATTCTTACATCAAAATAGACAAG ATAGGCGCGGGAACGTACAGCAACGTGTACAAGGCGAGGGACAGGGCGACAGGGGAGACGGTGGCCTTGAAGAAGGTCCGGTTCGACACCTCAGAAGCCGAGAGCATCAAGTTCATGGCACGAGAGATCAGGTTCTTGCAGAGGCTGGATCACCCCAACATCATAAAGCTCAAGGGATTAGCCACTTCAAGAATGCAGTTCAGTATTTACTTGGTTTTCGAATACATGCACTCCGATCTCTCGAGAATCCTGTCTAGGCCGGAAGAGAGGCTAACACAATCACAG ATCAAATGCTACATGCAGCAGCTGCTTTCCGGCCTTCGCCACTGCCACGAGCGCGGTGTACTGCACAGAGACATTAAGCCGTCGAATCTACTAATAGACAAGAACGGCACACTCAAGCTTGCAGATTTTGGGCTGGCGAATTTGATCAATCCGAAGAGAAGAAAACGGCCTCTGACCAGCTGCGTCGTGACGCTTTGGTACAGAGCTCCAGAGCTGCTTCTCGGCTCCACGGATTACGGAGTTGGCATTGATCTCTGGAGCGTTGGTTGCCTCGTGGCGGAGATGTTTGCCGGTAGACCAATTCTGCCTGGTAGAACTGAG GCTGAGCAAGTCCACATAATCTTCAAGCTGTGTGGCACTCCACCAGATGAATATTTCAAAGGACTGAAGCTCTCCACATCTCTAATCAACCCTGCAAAGACCTACAAATCCAGCCTTGCTGAGAAGTGCAGGAACTTCCCTTCTTCTGCTATGGCTCTTTTAACCGTTCTGCTAGCTCTCCGTCCGTCCCTTCGTGGCTCTGCAGCTTCTGCTCTCGAAAACGAG TTCTTTCAGAGTAGTCCTTTGGCATGCGGACCCTCTGGCTTGCCGGATATCCGAGCTGAGGACAAGGATCAAGTCCCAATAAACGAGAGGCGAAC GCATAGGAGTAGTCGAGTAAGGCGATCacagaaagaagaagaaaaagggaGATGA
- the LOC125219344 gene encoding light-harvesting complex-like protein OHP2, chloroplastic, which yields MSVASSPSFPCIKLRTPSSSPPSSSSLRFTIRSSQADGPFRRPTAPTPVKPVPPSPSPSPSPSPPPPAAVVQDKNVITLEFQRQKAKELQEYFKQKKLQTVDQGPFFGFIAKNEISNGRWAMFGFAVGMLTEYATGSDFVDQLKILLSNFGILDLD from the exons atgtcagtCGCTTCATCACCTTCATTTCCATGCATCAAACTCCGCACCCCTTCATCATCACCACCGTCTTCCTCTTCCCTCAGATTCACCATTAGGAGCTCTCAAGCCGACGGCCCTTTCCGGAGACCCACCGCTCCCACGCCGGTGAAGCCGGTGCCGCCTTCTCCGTCTCCGTCTCCGTCTCcatctccgccgccgccggcaGCAGTGGTGCAGGACAAGAATGTGATAACGTTGGAATTTCAGAGGCAGAAGGCGAAGGAGCTGCAGGAATACTTCAAGCAGAAGAAGCTGCAGACAGTCGATCAAGGTCCATTTTTTGGTTTCATTGCCAAGAATGAGATCTCCAATGGCAG ATGGGCAATGTTTGGTTTTGCTGTGGGAATGCTAACAGAGTATGCAACTGGTTCAGATTTTGTGGATCAACTCAAAATCCTCCTCTCCAATTTTGGAATTCTTGATCTTGATTGA
- the LOC125218783 gene encoding uncharacterized protein LOC125218783 yields the protein MLLAVEGGGFFSSSASGYSKGLTLLLLGQKNEKEPMRVTPWSQYQLVDQETDLQLAPGKNRLVRGCASFVCFGRPAAGHENPSPLKVGPTQNQEVLSEPVDTDESKDQVHSVDPVDCNENIRTVVSLKSSLKKSAIVGPVAHAVDGGNSNKHEVDRGVASELEKRKVQWTDTTGGELFEIREFEMSEDGSDDEFDQATAKSCSCIIM from the exons ATGTTATTGGCAGTAGAAGGAGGGGGGTTTTTCTCTTCATCAGCTTCGGGATATAGTAAGGGATTGACGCTTCTTCTATTGGGACAGAAAAATGAGAAGGAACCCATGAGAGTAACACCTTGGAGCCAGTACCAGTTGGTAGACCAAGAGACTGATCTCCAGCTGGCTCCTGGGAAGAACCGGCTTGTCCGTGGGTGCGCCTCCTTTGTGTGCTTTGGTCGCCCTGCCGCTGGACATGAAAACCCTTCTCCCCTGAAAGTTGGACCAACTCAAAACCAAGAAGTTTTGTCAGAGCCTGTAGATACTGATGAGAGTAAAGATCAAGTGCATTCTGTTGATCCAGTTGATTGCAATGAAAATATTAGAACGGTGGTTAGTCTTAAGAGTAGCTTGAAGAAATCAGCAATTGTTGGTCCGGTTGCTCATGCTGTTGATGGTGGAAACTCCAACAAGCATGAAGTGGACAGAGGTGTTGCTAGTGAATTGGAAAAGAGGAAAGTGCAGTGGACAGATACAACTGGGGGAGAGCTTTTTGAGATACGAGAATTTGAGATGAG TGAAGATGGATCAGATGATGAATTTGATCAGGCGACTGCAAAGAGTTGTTCATGCATAATAATGTAG
- the LOC125219941 gene encoding uncharacterized protein LOC125219941 isoform X1, with product MLSRTGGLVFYNMIEGVHYNIFLCLWFYSRFYSHLTSIWTHLVLVVMLFDFQMSDLHMVLWESRFWWSLRWGSLGLAVGHKSIFDAGVDSFPDAKYLVSSVFKRRQFWAFTVPEGVYGSQFRFDAWLSLFCFIRDHSLRLASLISLVSLG from the exons ATGCTCTCAAGGACAGGCGGATTGGTGTTCTACAATATGATAGAGGGAGTGcattacaatatttttctgTGCTTATGGTTCTACAGTCGTTTCTACAGTCATTTAACTTCTATCTGGACTCATCTTGTGCTTGTTGTTATGCTCTTTGATTTCCAGATGTCTGATCTCCACATGGTTCTATGGGAAAGTCGGTTCTG GTGGAGCTTAAGATGGGGCTCTCTTGGTCTGGCTGTTGGACACAAATCAATCTTCGATGCTGGAGTTGACAGT TTTCCAGATGCCAAATATTTGGTTTCTTCAGTTTTCAAGAGAAGGCAGTTCTGGGCTTTTACAGTGCCAGAAGGAGTATA TGGTAGCCAGTTCCGGTTTGATGCTTGGTTATCTTTATTCTGTTTCATCAG AGACCATTCTTTGAGACTGGCGTCACTTATTTCACTTGTGAGCTTGGGGTGA
- the LOC125219941 gene encoding uncharacterized protein LOC125219941 isoform X2: protein MRLLGLVVGLGPISDGMSDLHMVLWESRFWWSLRWGSLGLAVGHKSIFDAGVDSVGGRGSIVLLYIVIFLLDILFAMFCTSSFQMPNIWFLQFSREGSSGLLQCQKEYMVASSGLMLGYLYSVSSGSFCYMDILFAPSPTTI, encoded by the exons ATGAGGCTACTTGGGCTGGTTGTTGGACTTGGACCAATCTCTGATGGA ATGTCTGATCTCCACATGGTTCTATGGGAAAGTCGGTTCTG GTGGAGCTTAAGATGGGGCTCTCTTGGTCTGGCTGTTGGACACAAATCAATCTTCGATGCTGGAGTTGACAGTGTAGGGGGCAGAGGGAGTATAGTACTTCTCTACATTGTCATCTTCTTACTTGACATTCTTTTTGCTATGTTTTGCACTTCCAGTTTCCAGATGCCAAATATTTGGTTTCTTCAGTTTTCAAGAGAAGGCAGTTCTGGGCTTTTACAGTGCCAGAAGGAGTATA TGGTAGCCAGTTCCGGTTTGATGCTTGGTTATCTTTATTCTGTTTCATCAGGTTCCTTTTGTTACATGGATATTTTGTTTGCCCCCAGCCCTACAACAATTTGA